From one Pseudomonas fluorescens genomic stretch:
- a CDS encoding RDD family protein, whose product MHVSRTTLIIRRIGAWLLDTLLALGAWFALALLGFGHGEDGMLLMQLLYFPLFEYLMRGQTPAKLLFGLSVINRAGQPPSLLQALVRGITRPFEAAFGLIVVWLCAESRHCQRPGDWLARTYVMDTRDLKVLRQQAGTG is encoded by the coding sequence ATGCACGTCTCCCGCACCACTTTGATCATCCGCCGCATCGGCGCCTGGCTGCTCGATACCCTGCTCGCCCTCGGCGCCTGGTTCGCGCTGGCCCTGCTAGGCTTTGGCCACGGCGAGGACGGCATGCTGCTGATGCAACTGCTGTACTTCCCGCTATTTGAATACCTGATGCGCGGGCAAACCCCCGCCAAGCTGCTGTTCGGGCTGAGCGTGATCAACCGCGCCGGTCAGCCGCCGAGCTTGTTGCAAGCGCTGGTACGCGGCATCACCCGGCCGTTCGAGGCCGCCTTCGGCTTGATCGTGGTGTGGCTGTGCGCCGAGTCGCGTCACTGCCAACGGCCCGGCGACTGGCTGGCGCGCACCTATGTGATGGACACCCGCGACCTCAAGGTGCTGCGCCAGCAGGCAGGCACCGGCTAG
- a CDS encoding NAD(P)/FAD-dependent oxidoreductase — protein sequence MAKHIVIVGGGVGGTMLANQLVSKLYPEVLREQVRVTLLSNCADHYYKPAFMYVAFNQFFENELKRPQRSLLRPEIDFQVQEVTRFDFAAQTLHTRSGKRYGYDFLVIATGCVPAPERIEGLQQAGDHFYQYEPARQLARRLASIEKGRIFITVSFPQTPNVPHQCGIAPVETTLMLDDYLRQRGVRDKVEIIYTYPTTAQLLRNCLFLQRPTGEILPSIFEQKNIRFQRGFTLSRVDPEQRIAYSEEGDAQPFDILMATPPIRAVDAVLQSGASTAPNNEGWLPTNHETLQVYGLQGVYVIGDSVDLPISKAGGACHNQAPVIANNIAGEIRLGSTCAVYDGKVQAAAQMGLGAGMPLCYDYRHDVLPTPPTKLGSLLRNGFNRGLYWAVARGML from the coding sequence ATGGCCAAGCATATTGTCATTGTGGGCGGCGGCGTCGGCGGTACGATGCTGGCCAATCAACTGGTGAGCAAGCTCTATCCGGAAGTGCTCCGCGAGCAGGTGCGCGTGACCCTGCTGTCCAACTGTGCCGATCACTACTACAAGCCCGCGTTCATGTACGTGGCCTTCAACCAGTTCTTCGAAAACGAGTTAAAGCGCCCGCAGCGCTCTTTGCTGCGCCCGGAAATCGACTTCCAGGTGCAGGAAGTCACTCGCTTCGACTTCGCCGCGCAAACCCTGCACACCCGTTCGGGCAAGCGCTACGGCTATGACTTTCTGGTGATCGCCACCGGCTGCGTGCCGGCTCCGGAGCGCATAGAGGGCCTGCAACAGGCGGGCGATCATTTCTACCAGTACGAGCCGGCGCGACAGCTGGCACGGCGCCTGGCGAGCATCGAGAAGGGGCGTATTTTCATCACCGTGTCCTTTCCGCAAACCCCCAACGTCCCGCACCAATGCGGCATCGCCCCGGTGGAAACCACCCTGATGCTCGACGACTACCTGCGCCAGCGCGGGGTGCGTGACAAGGTCGAGATCATCTACACCTACCCGACCACCGCGCAGCTGTTGCGCAATTGCCTGTTTTTGCAGCGGCCCACCGGTGAGATTCTGCCGAGCATTTTCGAGCAGAAGAACATCCGCTTCCAGCGCGGTTTCACCCTGAGCAGGGTTGACCCCGAGCAACGCATCGCCTACTCCGAAGAGGGCGACGCCCAGCCGTTCGACATCCTCATGGCCACGCCGCCGATCCGCGCCGTCGACGCGGTGCTGCAAAGCGGCGCCTCGACTGCGCCGAACAACGAAGGCTGGTTGCCGACCAACCATGAAACCCTGCAGGTCTATGGCCTGCAGGGCGTCTATGTGATCGGCGACAGCGTTGACCTGCCGATCAGCAAGGCCGGCGGTGCCTGTCACAACCAGGCACCGGTGATTGCCAACAATATTGCCGGTGAAATCCGCCTGGGCAGCACCTGCGCGGTGTACGACGGCAAGGTTCAGGCCGCGGCGCAGATGGGCCTGGGGGCCGGCATGCCGCTGTGCTACGACTACCGCCACGATGTTCTGCCGACACCGCCGACCAAGCTCGGTAGCCTGCTGCGCAATGGTTTCAACCGCGGCCTGTACTGGGCCGTGGCCCGAGGCATGCTTTGA
- a CDS encoding DUF1641 domain-containing protein, producing MDATDSPAVITGNAGLEALLRKLQPLLDSGRLDNVVDLLSLSADLVDLLDAAMIEKLAGLFEEATALSWNLGNALRMASAQTRNEPTPPSLYGLLLLLRDPHTRRGLALVLRVLNVIGRQD from the coding sequence ATGGATGCAACCGATTCACCCGCGGTAATCACCGGCAATGCGGGCCTGGAGGCTTTGCTGCGCAAACTGCAACCGCTGCTCGACAGCGGCCGTCTGGACAACGTGGTCGACCTGCTGTCGCTGAGCGCCGACCTCGTTGACTTGCTGGATGCGGCGATGATCGAAAAACTCGCGGGGCTGTTCGAGGAGGCCACGGCCCTGAGCTGGAACCTGGGCAATGCGCTGCGCATGGCCTCGGCGCAAACCCGCAATGAACCCACCCCCCCCAGCCTGTATGGCCTGCTGTTGCTGCTAAGAGACCCGCACACCCGTCGAGGGCTTGCCCTGGTACTCAGAGTATTGAATGTCATTGGACGACAGGATTGA